The following are from one region of the Longimicrobium sp. genome:
- a CDS encoding ABC transporter ATP-binding protein has product GAVATVVTGLIGLVMILVGGRDILAGGMTIGDLVSYLAFTAVLAMPVVHLASIGPQLSEALAGLDRIREIVRMESEDQEDERREPLQYVRGDLRLEDVWFEYNPGQPVLKGVSVDAPAGTTTALVGSSGSGKSTLVSLVMAFNRPTSGRVTVDGRDLQDLRLADYRAQLGVVLQENFLFDGTVADNIRFARPDATRGEIEEAARLANADEFILGFPEGYDTVVGERGIKLSGGQRQRIAIARALLADPRILILDEATSSLDSESEFKIQEGLRRLRYGRTSFVIAHRLSTIRSADQILVLEQGVVVERGTHAELMALGGRYRELHDRQYAIETDRFINPGEDFTPEPELAPPPVRVAAT; this is encoded by the coding sequence CCGGCGCGGTGGCCACCGTGGTGACCGGGCTCATCGGCCTGGTGATGATCCTGGTGGGCGGCCGCGACATCCTGGCCGGGGGGATGACCATCGGCGACCTGGTGAGCTACCTGGCCTTCACCGCCGTGCTGGCCATGCCCGTGGTGCACCTGGCCAGCATCGGCCCGCAGCTCAGCGAGGCGCTCGCGGGGCTCGACCGCATCCGCGAGATCGTGCGGATGGAGTCGGAAGACCAGGAGGACGAGCGCCGCGAGCCCCTGCAGTACGTCCGGGGCGACCTGCGGCTGGAGGACGTCTGGTTCGAGTACAACCCCGGCCAGCCGGTGCTGAAGGGGGTGAGCGTGGACGCGCCGGCGGGGACCACCACGGCGCTGGTGGGCTCCAGCGGCTCGGGGAAGAGCACGCTGGTGAGCCTGGTGATGGCCTTCAACAGGCCCACGTCGGGGCGGGTGACGGTGGACGGGCGCGACCTCCAGGACCTGCGGCTGGCCGACTACCGGGCGCAGCTGGGCGTGGTGCTGCAGGAGAACTTCCTCTTCGACGGCACCGTGGCCGACAACATCCGCTTCGCCCGCCCCGACGCCACGCGCGGGGAGATCGAGGAGGCGGCGCGGCTCGCCAACGCCGACGAGTTCATCCTGGGCTTCCCCGAGGGGTACGACACCGTCGTGGGCGAGCGGGGGATCAAGCTCTCGGGCGGGCAGCGGCAGCGCATCGCCATCGCCCGCGCGCTCCTGGCCGACCCGCGCATCCTGATCCTGGACGAGGCCACCTCGAGCCTGGACAGCGAGAGCGAGTTCAAGATCCAGGAGGGGCTCCGCCGGCTGCGGTACGGGCGCACCTCGTTCGTGATCGCCCACCGCCTCTCCACCATCCGCAGCGCCGACCAGATCCTGGTGCTGGAGCAGGGGGTGGTGGTGGAGCGCGGCACGCACGCCGAGCTGATGGCGCTGGGTGGGCGCTACCGCGAGCTGCACGACCGGCAGTACGCCATCGAGACCGACCGCTTCATCAACCCCGGCGAGGACTTCACCCCCGAGCCCGAGCTGGCCCCGCCCCCGGTCCGCGTCGCGGCGACGTGA